The Deltaproteobacteria bacterium genome has a window encoding:
- a CDS encoding alpha/beta hydrolase, whose amino-acid sequence MTHYREGEVPGIDGTRIHYSVLTPDGPNEADLVLCDGIGCDGFVWKYLTPSLAPRHRIVRWHYRGHGRSGTPLDLTRMGIEEIVGDLASVLVAAEIEKAVLIGHSVGVQVILEAWRTLEEKIAGLIPVCGSYGRPLDTFHDTVHLKRAFPVVYRAMSGLPELALRAWRVLLPSRAAWVIALMAGEVNRSLIRIEDMQPYFDHLSRMDPKVFVSMLSKVSEHSARDLLPAIDVPTLVIAAELDTFTPAWLSEEMADAIPDAELLMVPKGSHVAPIEQPDLFELRIEKFLREKLGCYSGS is encoded by the coding sequence GTGACGCACTACCGCGAGGGCGAGGTCCCCGGGATCGACGGAACCCGGATCCACTACTCGGTCCTGACGCCGGACGGCCCGAACGAGGCCGACCTGGTGCTCTGCGACGGGATCGGCTGCGACGGCTTCGTCTGGAAGTACCTCACGCCTTCGCTGGCCCCGCGCCACCGGATCGTCCGCTGGCACTACCGCGGCCACGGCCGCTCGGGGACGCCCCTGGACCTCACCCGGATGGGCATCGAGGAGATCGTCGGCGATCTGGCCTCGGTGCTGGTCGCCGCCGAGATCGAGAAGGCCGTGCTGATCGGTCACTCGGTGGGGGTGCAGGTGATCCTCGAGGCCTGGCGGACGCTCGAGGAGAAGATCGCCGGCCTCATCCCGGTCTGCGGCTCCTACGGCCGCCCCCTGGACACCTTCCACGACACGGTGCACCTCAAGCGCGCCTTCCCGGTGGTCTACCGGGCCATGTCGGGCCTGCCGGAGCTGGCCCTGCGCGCCTGGCGGGTCCTGCTCCCCTCGCGGGCCGCCTGGGTCATCGCCCTGATGGCCGGCGAGGTGAACCGCTCGCTGATCCGCATCGAGGACATGCAGCCCTACTTCGATCACCTGAGCCGGATGGACCCCAAGGTCTTCGTCTCGATGCTCTCGAAGGTCTCCGAGCACTCGGCCCGGGATCTGCTTCCGGCCATCGACGTCCCCACCCTGGTGATCGCCGCCGAGCTCGACACCTTCACCCCGGCCTGGCTCTCCGAGGAGATGGCCGACGCCATCCCGGACGCCGAGCTGCTGATGGTGCCCAAGGGGTCCCACGTCGCGCCGATCGAGCAGCC